The nucleotide window GACATCCGTGGACTCACCAAGGAACTCGGCGACCTGGGCCTGCTGGGCATGCACCTGGAGGGCTACGGCTGTGCGGGTATGAGCGCGGTCGACTACGGCCTCGCCTGTCTCGAACTGGAGGCGACCGACTCCGGTCTGCGCTCCCTCGTCTCGGTCCAGGGCTCCCTGGCCATGTACGCGATCTGGGCGTTCGGGTCCGAGGAGCACAAGGAGCAGTGGCTGCCCCGGCTCGCCGCCGGCTCCGCGATCGGCTGCTTCGGCCTCACCGAGCCCGACTCCGGTTCCGACCCCGGCAGTATGCGCACCGCCGCCCGCCGCGACGGCGACGACTGGATCCTCGACGGCCGCAAGATGTGGATCACCAACGGTTCGGTCGCCGACGTGGCGGTGGTCTGGGCCCGTACGGACGACGGCATCCGCGGTTTCGTGGTCCCCACCGACACGCCCGGCTTCTCGGCCCCGGCCATCAAGCACAAGATGTCGCTGCGGGCGTCGGTGACGAGCGAGCTGGTCCTGGACTCCGTACGGCTGCCCGGAAACGCCGTTCTCCCGGAGGTGCGGGGGCTGAAAGGCCCGCTGTCCTGCCTCAACGAGGCCCGGTACGGCATCGCCTGGGGTGCGATGGGCGCCGCCCGCTCCTCGTTCCGGGCGGCTCTCGCCTACGCGGGCGACCGGGTGCAGTTCGGCCGTCCGATCAGCGGCTTCCAGCTGACCCAGGCCAAGCTGACCGACATGGCCATCGAGCTGGCCAAGGGCACACTGCTCGCGTTCCACCTCGGGCGGGCCAAGGACGAGCGGGGCCTGCGTCCCGAGCAGGTCAGCTTCGGCAAGCTCAACAACACCCGCAGCGCGCTGGAGATCTGCCGCACGGCCCGCACCATCATGGGCGCGAACGGCATCTCGCTGGAGTACCCGGTGATCCGGCACGCCAACAACCTCGAGTCGATCCTCACCTACGAGGGCACCGTCGAAATGCACACGCTGATGATCGGCCAGGCCCTGACGGGGCAGGCGGCGTTCCGGTGAGCACCCCGGCGGTCGCGGCGGACATCCGCAGGGTCGGCGTCGTCGGCTGCGGGCTGATGGGCGCGGGCATCGCCGAGGTGTGCGCCCGGGCCGGGCTGGACGTCGTGGTCCACGAGGTGAGCCCGGAGGCGGCGGAGGCCGGCCGGACCAGGATCGCCGCCTCCCTCGACCGGGGCGTACGGCGCGGCAAGCTCTCCGGTGCGGAACGGGACGCCGCGCTCCACCGGGTGCGGGTCGTCACCGACCTCGGCGGTCTCGCCGACCGGGACCTGGTGGTGGAGGCGGCGACGGAGGACGAGAAGGTCAAGGTCGCGCTCTTCGCCGAGCTGGACAGGATCGTCACCTGCGAGAACGCGCTTCTCGCGTCGAACACCTCCTCCCTGCCCATCATGAAGCTGGGCATGGCCACCGCCCGCCCGCACCAGGTGATCGGGGTGTCTTCAACCCGGTCCCGGTGCTGGACCTGGTCGAGATCGTGCCGTCACTGCTGACGGCACCTCAGTCCCAGTCCCGTGCCGAGGACTTCGTCACCGGGGTGCTGGGCAAGCGGGTGATCCGTTCGCAGGACCGGGCCGGCTTTGTGGTGAACGCCCTCCTCGTCCCGTATCTGCTCTCCGCGATCCGGATGCTGGAGTCCGGCTTCGCGTCCGCCGAGGACATCGACACCGGCATGGTCCTCGGCTGCGCCCACCCGCTGGGCCCGCTGAGCCTGGCCGACCTGATCGGCCTGGACACTCTCACCGCGATCGCCGAGGCGATGTACGAGGAGTTCAAGGACCCGCTGCACGCGGCGCCGCCCCTGCTGCTGCGCATGGTGGAGGCCGGGCTGCTGGGCCGGAAGTCGGGGCGCGGCTTCCACGACTACGCGGTGGCCACGGCCGCCTGATCCCCTGAAAGGCAGAACGACCCATGGTTCAGGACTTACGCGGTGTCATGGCGCCGGGGAGGAACGAGCCGGTGCGGGTGGAGAGCAGCGTTCTCGTTCCGGACCCCGGGCCGGGTGAGGCCGTGGTGAAGATCCAGGCCTGCGGGGTGTGTCACACCGATCCGCACTGCGAGCAGGACGGGATCAGCGACGAATTTCCGTCCCGGCGACGTCCTCCGCTCGGTGGTGACGTTCTGACCGCTGCGGCGGTGCGGGTGGGCCCGGGCGGCGGCGGTGAGGGAGCCGCCGCCCGGGCCCTTTCGGCTGTCATGCCCTCCAGGACTTGAACTCCCGGAGCCGGTCCAGGTCCACGACGGCCTCAAGCTGATCGGCGTCCACGTCCAGGTCGCCGCCGACCGCCG belongs to Streptomyces graminofaciens and includes:
- a CDS encoding acyl-CoA dehydrogenase family protein → MHAQNAGRPADPLDLLDIDTLLTPDERAVRDSVRTFCDRRVEPHIAEWFERGAVEDIRGLTKELGDLGLLGMHLEGYGCAGMSAVDYGLACLELEATDSGLRSLVSVQGSLAMYAIWAFGSEEHKEQWLPRLAAGSAIGCFGLTEPDSGSDPGSMRTAARRDGDDWILDGRKMWITNGSVADVAVVWARTDDGIRGFVVPTDTPGFSAPAIKHKMSLRASVTSELVLDSVRLPGNAVLPEVRGLKGPLSCLNEARYGIAWGAMGAARSSFRAALAYAGDRVQFGRPISGFQLTQAKLTDMAIELAKGTLLAFHLGRAKDERGLRPEQVSFGKLNNTRSALEICRTARTIMGANGISLEYPVIRHANNLESILTYEGTVEMHTLMIGQALTGQAAFR